The sequence TCCCAGATGGTTTGCCAGGAGGCTTTACTATAGAGTAGGTGTACTGAACCTTGATTTTTGGTTTATGGTTGAGGAATGGCTGCACAGATTTTTGGGGTAGAACTTGAAATTtccagttatttttgttttatctattATATAGTAAGTTTTAATAGGAAACTCTTGtgaatactttttctttctgcCAATATTCCCACTCCTTCAGTCCAGAGATAGTGGTTTTAATGAAGGCATCATCTCAGTACATCTATAGAGGAAGACTTAAACTTAGTGAGATGACGggttttcccttttctgaatTGTAGCACTAAAAGGTAAGGCTGGTATTCACTGTAtgtcagtttaattttaaatgtttaagcaGTTCAATTATTAAACCAAAATATTATCTAAGTCTATAAAAATAGCAAGTTTATGGGAAGAGACCATCTGAAAAGGTCACTCTCCTTTTTTATGGTAATGACTGAAATATTTGAATTGTGTGAATAATTGGGAGAGGAAATGTTCTGGtcgttttatatatttttgtgtttagttttaattaacccttttttcttcttccacagaATAATGCATATACTGCCATGTCAGATTCCTACTTACCCAGTTACTACAGTCCCTCCATTGGCTTCTCCTATTCTTTGGGTGAAGCTGCTTGGTCTACTGGGGGTGACACAGCCATGCCCTATCTAACTTCTTATGGACAGCTGAGCAACGGAGAGCCTCACTTCCTACCAGATGCAATGTTCGGACAACCAGGAGCCCTGGGTAGCACTCCATTTCTTGGTCAGcatggttttaatttctttcccaGTGGGATTGACTTCTCAGCTTGGGGAAATAACAGTTCTCAGGGACAGTCTACTCAGAGCTCTGGATATAGTAGCAATTATGCTTATGCACCTAGCTCCTTAGGTGGAGCCATGATCGATGGACAGTCAGCTTTTGCCAGTGAGACCCTCAATAAGGCTCCTGGCATGAATACTATAGACCAGGGGATGGCAGCCCTGAAGTTGGGTAGCACAGAAGTTGCAAGCAATGTTCCAAAAGTTGTAGGCTCTGCTGTTGGTAGCGGGTCCATTACTAGTAACATCGTGGCTTCCAATAGTTTGCCTCCAGCTACCATTGCTCCTCCAAAACCAGCGTCTTGGGCTGATATTGCTAGCAAGCCTGCAAAACAGCAGCCCAAGTTGAAGACCAAGAATGGCATTGCAGGGTCAAGTCTTCCACCACCTCCAATAAAACATAACATGGATATTGGAACTTGGGATAACAAGGGTCCTGTGGCAAAAACTCCCTCACAGGCTTTGGTTCAGAACATAGGTCAGCAGCCAACACAGGGGTCTCCCCAGCCTGTAGGTCAGCAGGCTAACAGTAGCCCACCAGCGGCTCAGGCATCAGTAGGGCAACAGACACAGCCAttgcccccaccaccaccacagcctGCCCAGCTCTCAGTGCAGCAACAGGCAGCTCAGCCAACCCGCTGGGTAGCACCTCGGAACCGTGGCAGTGGGTTCGGTCATAATGGGGTGGATGGTAATGGAGTAGGACAGTCTCAGGCTGGATCTGGATCTACTCCTTCAGAACCTCACCCAGTGTTGGAGAAGCTGCGGTCCATTAATAACTATAACCCCAAGGATTTTGACTGGAATCTGAAACATGGCCGGGTTTTCATCATTAAGAGCTACTCTGAGGACGATATCCACCGTTCCATTAAGTATAATATCTGGTGCAGCACAGAGCATGGTAACAAGAGACTGGATGCTGCTTATCGCTCCATGAACGGGAAGGGCCCCGTTTACTTACTTTTCAGTGTCAACGGCAGTGGACACTTCTGTGGCGTTGCAGAAATGAAATCTGCTGTGGACTACAACACATGTGCAGGTGTGTGGTCCCAGGACAAATGGAAGGGTCGTTTTGATGTCAGGTGGATTTTTGTGAAGGACGTTCCCAATAGCCAGTTGCGACACATTCGCCTAGAGAACAACGAGAATAAACCAGTGACCAACTCCAGGGACACTCAGGAAGTGCCTCTGGAAAAGGCTAAGCAGGTGTTGAAAATCATAGCCAGCTACAAGCACACCACTTCCATTTTTGATGACTTCTCACACTATGAGAAAcgccaagaggaagaagaaagtgtTAAAAAGGTAACCAGCTTACCCTTCTTAAGACTttaaaggaaggagaaggaactAGAGAGAACAGGAGAAGTATTACACTGAGCCATTAATAAAAGCTTTGTAAATAACACAAGTATCACTTAACAGTTCAAGCCTTAATGGAGGATAATTGGTCTCATTATTTGAACCTTAGTGTGAAAGAATATGGGAACATTAGTGGAGGACAGAAATGTGGGCTTAAgttaaagcagaaacaaacttAGAGAAACTGGCTTTACATGATGCAGAAAGAGGTGAAGAATGAGTCTGAAAAAAACACAAAGGGAATAATTGAAGTGATAGAAACGTAGAAATGAAAGTAGGAGAAGATTGAGGCTGTAATGTGGCAGAGAAAAAGATAATTCTGTCGGAATTAACTTTTGGCCTTGCTGGGGTACTGTAGTTATTTTCAAGAGTTGGTGTGTCACGAAGCCCTGACATTTCTGCCTGCCTGCTGACAACTGGTAGTGTTAAGAGGATGTTTTTCAGacctttcttccttctgtcttttgTAGTGTTCTggttaatcactttttttttccaaaatctttttCCCATTAGAAAAGGTAATTATATAAAACTTGGAAAGCAGATCATCCAAAAGAGCTGGCTTCTTGTTCTTAACATTTGGTTGTATTCCTAAAGAttcactttctcttttcctctgtaaCAAGTGGGAATCTTGGACAGAGTGATAGGGAATAGTTCCAAAGTAAAGAGTTGAATTTATTTGAAAGGGTTGGTAATGCTTGATCCCATGTATTGAGTGTAAACTCTAGGACcataagaaaatgataaaatagtggTTGGGGCAGATCATATTATCCAGAAGTTAGACATGCTGAAGTATAGGAAGGAGGTGAAAAGATAATGGCaaggagaaaatgtttttaaaacatatgtatatattaatgatAGAATCCTGAGTGGTTAGCTTCagatgtaaaataaacaaaacgtAACAGACTTAATGTAAATACATTTTCCTTGAATTTGTCATAAATTCATAGGGATCTTACGTAATTGATCTAGGACCTGAGGCACTTGTTATGCCTTTATAAAGACTTATTCCTTTGAGCAGTGGGAGGAAGACTGCTCAGAGAAGTAAGTTTGCTCTGGTAGATTCTTGACCTCCATAACACAGAATCAGAGGTCCATAGCTGTCTAACTAAAGCTGGATGattgacttttatttttggctgcattgtgtcttcgttgctgcttgcgggcttcctctagttgcggtgagcggccttctcattgcagtggcttctcttgttgtggagcatgggctctaggcgtgcgggctctagggcacaggctcagtagttgtggcgcacgggcttagttgctccgcagcatgtggaatcttcccggacaagggctcgaacccatgtcccttccattggcaggtggattcttaacccctgagccaccagggaagcccaggatggtTGACTCTTTTTCTTCCAGTGTGTACAGACAGATAAGAAATAGAGGTATGCTTGTCAGTGATGCTGAAAGTATTGGGGAGATAGAGCCAGGTTACTGGAAAGTTGGCTGTCAGAAAAAACTTGGTactttttagttctttaaactctttcctttcccagagTTTAACAGTTTAACTTAAAATCCTCCAGAATCTATagaaaaaagatacttgattatTTTTGCCAAACATCTGAAAGGCTCTAAAGATGTCTTAACAGGCTTCTGTTTCTAGAGGAACAAGGAAGGAGGCTGTGGCCTTTTAGGCATCATGTAGTGGCATAGCAGATTATGAACGTGTGTGGGGGCATCCAGGTGCTTGGTTTAACTACTTGAAATATGCATAGTATTTGTTGCATACTAAGAATCTGCTTACTTTCATCTGCAAAGTTCTGTCCTACATCTTGTGATTTAAAAGCAGGAAGGCAAAGATAGGAGTATTTTTTGGAATGTGCAGCATAGCGGCTAAGATAAATTTGTATTTGTTAGAACTAGTGGGAAAGCTTGTGTTTAAAAGTGAAGTAGCAGGTCTGAGGATTGTTAATTTGTGTGCACTTTTAATCAAGTATATATCTGTATTCACTTGAGTGGTTCAGTGAATGATAAAACTTCATAAGTAGGTGTAAGATTCATTGACTAGCCTTGTGTTTTCAGTGAGTGTAATAATAATCAAGGTTTAGGGTCTTTGTTAAGCTAACTAATGGCTCTTAAAACCGTTCTGTAAAGACTTTTGATGAATGAGTATCCTAATTGTTCTGAGGCTGGTGAACAAACCACCAAAGgtaaaaacttaaaagcttcaATTATACTTGTGTCAGATTACTTTTTAGTTTACTTTCTTTAAGAAGAGCTTGCTGGGGTTTCAGGAAGGTCCCTATGATTGCTTCCAAACCCAGCTACCCTTTCAGTCAGTATTGCCTTACTCCTGTGTTGCCCACTGTTACCCTTTAACATCCTTACATAACTGACTGTAAACTGTTCTTCCAGTTTTTAATTAGGCTTCCAAGACAAAACAAGTTTCATGATAATGGGACTGATAGCTCATTGAAGCATTGACTCTCTTAAGTGGGGTGTTTGTATATGTGCCTTGGTATTATTTACAAgattgaaaaaaatcttccagcCAAATGGAAACTCAGTCAGTAGGGAAATACTTAAAACTTCATCCTGAAAATGATGTCACAGCTGTTCTAAAGTTCCGTGATTGGGCATGTTTCTTGGCAGAACACACTGAAGCAGAACT comes from Delphinus delphis chromosome 1, mDelDel1.2, whole genome shotgun sequence and encodes:
- the YTHDF2 gene encoding YTH domain-containing family protein 2 isoform X1 is translated as MSASSLLEQRPKGQGNKVQNGSVHQKDGLNDDDFEPYLSPQARPNNAYTAMSDSYLPSYYSPSIGFSYSLGEAAWSTGGDTAMPYLTSYGQLSNGEPHFLPDAMFGQPGALGSTPFLGQHGFNFFPSGIDFSAWGNNSSQGQSTQSSGYSSNYAYAPSSLGGAMIDGQSAFASETLNKAPGMNTIDQGMAALKLGSTEVASNVPKVVGSAVGSGSITSNIVASNSLPPATIAPPKPASWADIASKPAKQQPKLKTKNGIAGSSLPPPPIKHNMDIGTWDNKGPVAKTPSQALVQNIGQQPTQGSPQPVGQQANSSPPAAQASVGQQTQPLPPPPPQPAQLSVQQQAAQPTRWVAPRNRGSGFGHNGVDGNGVGQSQAGSGSTPSEPHPVLEKLRSINNYNPKDFDWNLKHGRVFIIKSYSEDDIHRSIKYNIWCSTEHGNKRLDAAYRSMNGKGPVYLLFSVNGSGHFCGVAEMKSAVDYNTCAGVWSQDKWKGRFDVRWIFVKDVPNSQLRHIRLENNENKPVTNSRDTQEVPLEKAKQVLKIIASYKHTTSIFDDFSHYEKRQEEEESVKKERQGRGK
- the YTHDF2 gene encoding YTH domain-containing family protein 2 isoform X2; translated protein: MSASSLLEQRPKGQGNKVQNGSVHQKDGLNDDDFEPYLSPQARPNNAYTAMSDSYLPSYYSPSIGFSYSLGEAAWSTGGDTAMPYLTSYGQLSNGEPHFLPDAMFGQPGALGSTPFLGQHGFNFFPSGIDFSAWGNNSSQGQSTQSSGYSSNYAYAPSSLGGAMIDGQSAFASETLNKAPGMNTIDQGMAALKLGSTEVASNVPKVVGSAVGSGSITSNIVASNSLPPATIAPPKPASWADIASKPAKQQPKLKTKNGIAGSSLPPPPIKHNMDIGTWDNKGPVAKTPSQALVQNIGQQPTQGSPQPVGQQANSSPPAAQASVGQQTQPLPPPPPQPAQLSVQQQAAQPTRWVAPRNRGSGFGHNGVDGNGVGQSQAGSGSTPSEPHPVLEKLRSINNYNPKDFDWNLKHGRVFIIKSYSEDDIHRSIKYNIWCSTEHGNKRLDAAYRSMNGKGPVYLLFSVNGSGHFCGVAEMKSAVDYNTCAGVWSQDKWKGRFDVRWIFVKDVPNSQLRHIRLENNENKPVTNSRDTQEVPLEKAKQVLKIIASYKHTTSIFDDFSHYEKRQEEEESVKKAPDAQAQWPWLMGPAALRHVGSSRTGARTHVPCIGRQTLNHCATRNVKVVGNKRQFCTDCSNGCVCIS